Genomic window (Rhododendron vialii isolate Sample 1 chromosome 4a, ASM3025357v1):
CATACTGGAAACACCACAGCCCCACCTTCCTAGTCCtaggaaaaagttttatttctccAAGATTAGAAAAAGTTTAATAGCTCCATACTAAACGGCAAACATGGAAAACTAGAAACCAAGATCTTCCCAACACTGCTATGCTGGTGTTAAACAGACGACATTGCACAAGCAAGCTGACACTAAATAtggaaaaagacaagaatattGACCAAGTGACTAGCCTTCTGTATAACCTAGGTGTAATGAATTAAAACCGTCAGCACAAACAGATTTTACCAGTATGAAAGAAGCAATCATTTGATCCATCAAAAAGTGATAACCCAACCATCTCATCTGCTGCTGAGTAGGAATGAACAATGTCTAAGAAGACTAGTAGGCCCAATCCTGCAAAATGGAAAGGGAAAGAAATAGCCCTCAGTAAAAGAAATTAACTGTATAGAAACaattgtgataaaaaaaaaaatgatatggtGAATATTCAACATGCAAACTGAAGCCAAAAAAGGAGGGTTGGCAATCCAATAATAACCATGAGCTTCGTCAACCAAGCGCTTGAAGTCATCAGGTGTACCATAACGGCTGCTAACAGCATACAAATTGGTTACCTGCATTGACATTGATATTTCAAATCATATTTTCAGAATTTAGAAACCTATAGAATCCGACTAATGACCATTTAGtatcaataaaattgaaagtAGGTCAGACGTGTGAAATTAACAATAGCACAATGAATGATTATAATTTATACGCATATAACACATATTAAATGTGTCCTACTCGATGCAAAAGCATAGCCTAAATGATGAACACGTCATACAATCCtcaaagtcaaaacaaaaacacaatgtCACGTGTTGCCTTGACGTCTAATTGTCATGGTTTAGAAAGTCAAAATAAACTAGAAGTAGAGAAAAGCAACAGGCACCCACAGGAATGAAAGTTCAACAGTGTTTCACTTCCATCCCATATTTTCTGTCTTCAGCACCAAAATTTATCCAATGTTAAAATAAAAACACTCGATACATTTCTAAAacttgattaatgaaaggaagcTTTGTGCCACCATCATATAGACAAGCAGTGCAAAAGTGCATTGCAGCAActcaaaagagagaaatttgaaTGACATTCAGCTTTAGATACGAGATAATACAGAAACTAGAATTCATCTCTACTCACTCTATAACCAACAGTGAAATAATCTTTGTGCTCAACAAGTCCAATCAACTGGATCACATTATATCCTGCTTCTTTTACATGAGGAAGGACCTATAACAATGAAAAGCAGTATACATGATTCAGGGACAAGATTTGTatcaaagagaaaaagaacTAAGAATGTTAGATCAAACCACAACATTGAAGAAACCGAATATTAACAACGAACATTTGAGTTACCTTCTCTGTAAAGTCATTGAATGAGGCAATTTTTGGCTCTAGTCCACTTATTCCAACATGGCATTCATAAATCCGCAAAGACTTCGGCACTTCAGGATGCTTGTGTTTCCATTTATATGTATATTCAGGAGGTGGTTCCCAGTGGACAGCAAAAGCTTGATTTCCATCTGCATCTGGATGTAACCATATCAGACTTAGAATTAAGCAAAGCAAGCAAAATACAACACAAATATCAGCAtacaacatacaaaaaaaaataaggttgGCGAGTATTGAtcgccacccccccccccccccccccaaaaaaacacacacacaccccaagGCCACCACCAACacaggaaaaaaagagaaagggcaAAAAAATCAGCTGTCAAACATTAAATGCTAAGAGGTCAAAGCATGCAAGAAAATGCTAAGTGGAATTAAAAGAAAGGTGAAACAAGCAGTCAAATGCAATAGAGAGTAGACTTCCAAACATTGGTGGAATGATGAGGCAGTATACTTTCTAGGATACCAATTTCAATTATCTATCCTTCTGAAATGCTTATCAACACCCCCCACCCCAACCAACACAGCACACCCACACAAGAAAAAGGGGGCAAATGGGATCAGCTGTAAACAGTAAAAGCTACGAGAACAAAGTGCTCAACAACAGGTGAAGCAATGCGAAGTTAGGTTACCAGGAACTACGTAAGGGGCCCACGCAGGAACGCGCTCCAAAGGCCCATCAGAAGTGTTAAAATATACCCTGTACTTGCTTCCATGAGGGATAGCGGGcatgtatttttttaaccatGCTTTCCTTCCTTTACGGGTCTCTAACCAGTACGGAAGTGGAGGCTTCTTAGCTCGAAATTTCGCCCGCGATACAGGATCATTCACAATTTTGTAAATATCATATTCTTTTCCATCATCAATCACATCATATCGTGGTAAGTTACTGGGCGGATCATCTTTATGCTGTTCTTTCCATGCCTTGTACCTCGTCTCAGCGTCAGGTATTTCTTCCAATTCTTCTTCTGTTTGAGGACCATTTGGACCAAATATTTGTTCATATAACTTAGCTGCAatttcaaaacgtgattttacaTACCGGTCCTCTCCGGGTTCCCAGTAGTCATCATTTGCTTTCTGGAAAAGTTCCTCAGCAGTAACACCACTGTCCCCTTTATCATAATCATCCACGTAGTTATACTGCTGAAAAAAGAGTTCATCAGGTTCTTCACCATCCCTCAGTTTATCTTCTAGAATGATGAACCAGTATCCGTAATCATCATGCCCAAAATGACCTTCTCTTGCAGAATTTTCTGTTGGTGACCATCCATTAATTTCACCCACCACTGAACAATAGCGAGCACCTGTAATCAACAAAGTTAAGGATTCGCACCGTAACAAACCAAACCTGACATAGATAAGGAATTGGAATTGGAACTGGAATTGACTTCTAAGTTCTATCTATAGTGCTGATTCGATCTAGTCCTAATCATGGGTCAAGTATCAGGACTAGTCATATATTATCGAAAACATCAAATCAATAACAACCTAAAACAGAAAAATGTAATCAACGTGAGTGGGTTATACCATACCTGGAGCCCACTCCATGAAATCGACCCGGTGTTGCACATGGCGGTGCATGCCTAATAATTCAAATCTAGAAATACATGCACAACGTCAGCATACCACAGCAGACCAAATCCTCCTCACCAAGAaataaaaggagaagaaaataaacactttgtttggttgagcttttagaaagttatttttgagagttggagtggtaatgagtagagagagatagagagaaaaatttattgaaaactgtgtcgAGAGTTgaaagttactctcaaaaaggCCAACCAAACACAGCGACATTccaagttcaaacaaaaaaagttcaGAAACAAACGCTTCCTCTGGTGGCTCACGATGCACAAACTTAAtctaatcaaaattttaaatgttaaaTGTGGTGGGCTGAACTGAAATTGGGCATCTGGTTGGCCCACGAAAGGGAAGCGGGCAGAGCCAGAGTGTGGGCTCTGCTGGCTGGCCCAGTGTACATTGCCATGGCTGAAACCTAGCATGGCAAAGAGGACGGCCGAGCGGAGGTGGGCCGGACCGAAGGGTCCGACTCACCGGTTTACGTGCCAGATTGCTGGCCCAATGTCTGAGCCTTCGGGTCGGGCTTGTGGGCCGGGCCGGGCCTGTTTGACCCATGTAGAGGTCACGTGGAGATTCCTCTTGTTTCCAGAGTGGCTTGGAATGTCTAAGAAGGAAAGAGGTTATTCGTGACATCATGGGCATGTGCCATGCATCACGATGGCTCCTGgcttggagagcaagtacaTTGGCCTATATAAGTGGAGAGATAAACCCTAGAGAAGGTACGCAACCCTACATCACTCGAAAAGTACTTTCTCTCCTGTATTCGAACTTGCTCGTCGGAGGGGCGAGAGGCGGCCAACCGCCTCACGCATTGGTGCAGGTTCACGACGGAGCAGAGGAGAGGCGATCCGGAGAAGGTGTGAAGAGAAGCCACCACCCACATTAAACTAGGAAGTAGAAAATAGGGAAGAGTAGTATGATGAATTTTACAAAAACTAACCCAGAAGCTATGTCCCTGAGATTCATGTAGCGCTTGAAAATTTCATCTTTCAGGTCTTTCAATGATTTGTACCTGCAGATTCAAAAGAAGAGCAATGATAACTATGGCAATcacttaaaaaattaataaatactcCTAAATTATGTAATGGATGAAATTAGGATGAAATAGATATTGTGTTGCCAAGCAAAACGAAACGTTCAGAAAATAGTATACCTTGGTTCCAAAAAGCTACTCCTACAGATTATCCAAAATACTCCAACAACTATAAGAAACTAGAAACATCAAGAGTGGAGCTTTACTGGAGAAAATATCAATAAACTTATCATACCTCtaaaaaatgtgttttaaatAAATATCTATGAGTTATATTGAAGTTTATCGAATACTTATAACCAGTACTAGAATGGAAACactaatcttcttatttttattgCTTTAGATCCCTAGTGCTGAAAAATGCAAAGCAAAAAAGTATAGAAACACGGAGAAGGTacatcccaaaaaaatttggtaacaAAGATTTTGATTACCAAAAAATGCGCAACTAATAATATGCATAACTAACCAAAAGTGGGTACAAAACTATTTTGAATTTACCATACACCCCAATTCATAACTCTACCAAAAAATGCCTAACACGATACCATGATACCATAAAAATGGATAAATGATGAGCCCAAATATTTGCGCATCATACCAAAAAAACATGCGTACGGAACACCAATAAGTTTTCTCTCCAACTATTACTCTCATTTGGGTCTCTAAAACCTATACTTCTCTCGGTGCACAGTCCCCAACAAATTTTCcctccaattattattctcatttctctatctatctctaaacctcactcaaaacccaaaccaaataaagCCTTACGTACCCTGCTCCAAGAAAATTCATACGATATGCTACACCCTTAACCTTTGtgtaaacaataaaaaatactgCATAACATGTCAAAAATCTGCATAGCATTCACTAAAAAAATGCACAATATTACACCTGGGTATAACATAAGCTTTCTCCGAGAAGCAAAGTAAAACAAACACACTAACCTAAGAAGAACCAAGCAAGGAGTTGTTTTTCAGTTCTCAACAATCAACATCCAAAATTACCTTTCCCGGAGGAATTGAGCGAAGGGTTTATGGGAAATATCGAGTTTCGTGAGGAACCCAACTGGGTCAATCCCTTTCTCGACTTCGGTCtgggttttcttcttcttcggcTGCCTCTGtcgctgctgctgctgctgttgtgaTGGTTTCTGCTGTGGTTGGTCGGTGGCTGAACACCGCCATTTTGCCCTCGTGAATGCGATTTTCTGCTGAGAATTTAAGTTTCTTGTCGTTCGAAAGTTGGGAGAAGGGTCGTTCGAAGGTAGAAAAATTGCAACTGGAAGTGTTAACGAATTCATCGCCAAAGACAAGTGCAGCAGGAGAAGAGCTTGTTCTCAGTTTTTGAGATGATAGGGCGGGCACTGCTGCATTTTGCTCTCAAGTGAAAATTTTGACTAGTTTctattgattgattgaaaagtgATTTTTGGCATTCCCTATTTAACCATTTATGTtatgtaaaattatcaaattattttttattttattaatatttatCTATTTTAAAGAGTATTAGAATTTTCctagaatttatttttaaacttaaaaaaagtgagtttacgaaaataatcttttaattttttttcagggtttgataaatctcatcaaCAACTATAAAACTAGatctatattatatattttttaatttcagtaaatttattttttttaaatttaaaaattataaataaatattttttttaagggataAACCGGAATGGGGCCTTAttgtaatttcaaaaaaaataaaaagtttccttAGAGAAAACTTCACTTATACCTATGTGTGATTTGGACAATGTGCAAACGCACCTCTCTCACATTTACTTTGTTGCATACGCATTCCTTGTGCTTTGTGAAGAATTACATTTGCACGCAATTTTATCTAAACCAAGGGGGTATATGTGAAGTTTGCCagagaaaaatcaagaaaaaagatGAACGCTTATTGGACTTTTTATTGATTCTGTAAATGGTGCAAGATGAATTCTGCATTATTTTTCGTTAATTGGGTGTGGATGCAAATTTTCACAAAGAACATGGAATGCGAATGTAACAAAATAAACATGAGGGGTGTATTCATGCATCGTCCAAATCACAAGAGATATGGATGaagtttgtcattttttttgaactaagtcacataattcgcgtTTGTTTATTTGTGGGTAAAGTATGAGTCCGAGTGAGAAAAAatctttaaataaataataaaattaatgaGAGTAAAAATTAGACAATCGAGTATATAACGAAAATGCCTTCATCCATTGCAgaacaataaataaatattgagtttccccccccccccccccccccccccccctctctcttgaGTAAATTACAGATATCAGGAGTCAGGTATTTTCTTAATCGCAGATAACTACCCTTTTGAGTAAATTACAACACTTACCTCAGGTTTCTGACAACTACAGATAATTGCCCTTAAGTTTTTGAAATAACACTTTTCTTCATTGTCAGACTTGTCATCCAAATTTCGTTAACTGAGACTGAATTTCTGGGAATGCTTGACTAGTCGGATTTATAGAAATAACAAAAATCAGTTGTATGTGTTTAGTTTTTGTGAATAAAATAAGTGATGAATATATATATCTTGCATGTTTGACAATAAATCTAGTAGAAAATGATCGAGATGCGATATTAAAAAATGTCACATTAATAAACACTTT
Coding sequences:
- the LOC131323284 gene encoding 1,4-alpha-glucan-branching enzyme 3, chloroplastic/amyloplastic isoform X1, whose amino-acid sequence is MNSLTLPVAIFLPSNDPSPNFRTTRNLNSQQKIAFTRAKWRCSATDQPQQKPSQQQQQQRQRQPKKKKTQTEVEKGIDPVGFLTKLDISHKPFAQFLRERYKSLKDLKDEIFKRYMNLRDIASGFELLGMHRHVQHRVDFMEWAPGARYCSVVGEINGWSPTENSAREGHFGHDDYGYWFIILEDKLRDGEEPDELFFQQYNYVDDYDKGDSGVTAEELFQKANDDYWEPGEDRYVKSRFEIAAKLYEQIFGPNGPQTEEELEEIPDAETRYKAWKEQHKDDPPSNLPRYDVIDDGKEYDIYKIVNDPVSRAKFRAKKPPLPYWLETRKGRKAWLKKYMPAIPHGSKYRVYFNTSDGPLERVPAWAPYVVPDADGNQAFAVHWEPPPEYTYKWKHKHPEVPKSLRIYECHVGISGLEPKIASFNDFTEKVLPHVKEAGYNVIQLIGLVEHKDYFTVGYRVTNLYAVSSRYGTPDDFKRLVDEAHGLGLLVFLDIVHSYSAADEMVGLSLFDGSNDCFFHTGKRGHHKFWGTRMFKYGDVDVLHFLLSNLNWWVVEYHIDGFQFHSLASMIYTHNGFASFSGDMEEYCNQYVDKDALMYLILANEILHALHPKIITIAEDATLYPGLCEPTSQGGLGFDYFVNLSASEMWSSLLGNVPDRDWNMSKIVSTLIGNRHSADKMLLYAENHNQSISGGCSFGEILLGEPREHASDRKASILRGCSLHKMIRLISFTIGGHAYLNFMGNEFGHPKRVEFPMPSNNFSFSLANRHWDLLEAQVHKELFSFDKDMMNIDEKERILSRGLPNIHHVNDTTMVISYLRGPLLFIFNFHPTTSYERYSVGVEEAGEYQVILNSDEKRYGGQALIEQDQYIRRTVSKRMDGLRNCLEVPLPNRSAQVYKLTRILRI
- the LOC131323284 gene encoding 1,4-alpha-glucan-branching enzyme 3, chloroplastic/amyloplastic isoform X2; the encoded protein is MNSLTLPVAIFLPSNDPSPNFRTTRNLNSQQKIAFTRAKWRCSATDQPQQKPSQQQQQQRQRQPKKKKTQTEVEKGIDPVGFLTKLDISHKPFAQFLRERYKSLKDLKDEIFKRYMNLRDIASGFELLGMHRHVQHRVDFMEWAPGARYCSVVGEINGWSPTENSAREGHFGHDDYGYWFIILEDKLRDGEEPDELFFQQYNYVDDYDKGDSGVTAEELFQKANDDYWEPGEDRYVKSRFEIAAKLYEQIFGPNGPQTEEELEEIPDAETRYKAWKEQHKDDPPSNLPRYDVIDDGKEYDIYKIVNDPVSRAKFRAKKPPLPYWLETRKGRKAWLKKYMPAIPHGSKYRVYFNTSDGPLERVPAWAPYVVPDGNQAFAVHWEPPPEYTYKWKHKHPEVPKSLRIYECHVGISGLEPKIASFNDFTEKVLPHVKEAGYNVIQLIGLVEHKDYFTVGYRVTNLYAVSSRYGTPDDFKRLVDEAHGLGLLVFLDIVHSYSAADEMVGLSLFDGSNDCFFHTGKRGHHKFWGTRMFKYGDVDVLHFLLSNLNWWVVEYHIDGFQFHSLASMIYTHNGFASFSGDMEEYCNQYVDKDALMYLILANEILHALHPKIITIAEDATLYPGLCEPTSQGGLGFDYFVNLSASEMWSSLLGNVPDRDWNMSKIVSTLIGNRHSADKMLLYAENHNQSISGGCSFGEILLGEPREHASDRKASILRGCSLHKMIRLISFTIGGHAYLNFMGNEFGHPKRVEFPMPSNNFSFSLANRHWDLLEAQVHKELFSFDKDMMNIDEKERILSRGLPNIHHVNDTTMVISYLRGPLLFIFNFHPTTSYERYSVGVEEAGEYQVILNSDEKRYGGQALIEQDQYIRRTVSKRMDGLRNCLEVPLPNRSAQVYKLTRILRI
- the LOC131323284 gene encoding 1,4-alpha-glucan-branching enzyme 3, chloroplastic/amyloplastic isoform X4, producing the protein MNSLTLPVAIFLPSNDPSPNFRTTRNLNSQQKIAFTRAKWRCSATDQPQQKPSQQQQQQRQRQPKKKKTQTEVEKGIDPVGFLTKLDISHKPFAQFLRERYKSLKDLKDEIFKRYMNLRDIASGFELLGMHRHVQHRVDFMEWAPGARYCSVVGEINGWSPTENSAREGHFGHDDYGYWFIILEDKLRDGEEPDELFFQQYNYVDDYDKGDSGVTAEELFQKANDDYWEPGEDRYVKSRFEIAAKLYEQIFGPNGPQTEEELEEIPDAETRYKAWKEQHKDDPPSNLPRYDVIDDGKEYDIYKIVNDPVSRAKFRAKKPPLPYWLETRKGRKAWLKKYMPAIPHGSKYRVYFNTSDGPLERVPAWAPYVVPDADGNQAFAVHWEPPPEYTYKWKHKHPEVPKSLRIYECHVGISGLEPKIASFNDFTEKVLPHVKEAGYNVIQLIGLVEHKDYFTVGYRVTNLYAVSSRYGTPDDFKRLVDEAHGLGLLVFLDIVHSYSAADEMVGLSLFDGSNDCFFHTGKRGHHKFWGTRMFKYGDVDVLHFLLSNLNWWVVEYHIDGFQFHSLASMIYTHNGFASFSGDMEEYCNQYVDKDALMYLILANEILHALHPKIITIAEDATLYPGLCEPTSQGGLGFDYFVNLSASEMWSSLLGNVPDRDWNMSKIVSTLIGNRHSADKMLLYAENHNQSISGGCSFGEILLGEPREHASDRKASILRGCSLHKMIRLISFTIGGHAYLNFMGNEFGHPKRVEFPMPSNNFSFSLANRHWDLLEAQVHKELFSFDKD
- the LOC131323284 gene encoding 1,4-alpha-glucan-branching enzyme 3, chloroplastic/amyloplastic isoform X3; translation: MNSLTLPVAIFLPSNDPSPNFRTTRNLNSQQKIAFTRAKWRCSATDQPQQKPSQQQQQQRQRQPKKKKTQTEVEKGIDPVGFLTKLDISHKPFAQFLRERYKSLKDLKDEIFKRYMNLRDIASGFELLGMHRHVQHRVDFMEWAPGARYCSVVGEINGWSPTENSAREGHFGHDDYGYWFIILEDKLRDGEEPDELFFQQYNYVDDYDKGDSGVTAEELFQKANDDYWEPGEDRYVKSRFEIAAKLYEQIFGPNGPQTEEELEEIPDAETRYKAWKEQHKDDPPSNLPRYDVIDDGKEYDIYKIVNDPVSRAKFRAKKPPLPYWLETRKGRKAWLKKYMPAIPHGSKYRVYFNTSDGPLERVPAWAPYVVPDADGNQAFAVHWEPPPEYTYKWKHKHPEVPKSLRIYECHVGISGLEPKIASFNDFTEKVLPHVKEAGYNVIQLIGLVEHKDYFTVGYRVTNLYAVSSRYGTPDDFKRLVDEAHGLGLLVFLDIVHSYSAADEMVGLSLFDGSNDCFFHTGKRGHHKFWGTRMFKYGDVDVLHFLLSNLNWWVVEYHIDGFQFHSLASMIYTHNGFASFSGDMEEYCNQYVDKDALMYLILANEILHALHPKIITIAEDATLYPGLCEPTSQGGLGFDYFVNLSASEMWSSLLGNVPDRDWNMSKIVSTLIGNRHSADKMLLYAENHNQSISGGCSFGEILLGEPREHASDRKASILRGCSLHKMIRLISFTIGGHAYLNFMGNEFGHPKRVEFPMPSNNFSFSLANRHWDLLEAQVHKELFSFDKKRHGILCINYVSWALPIFWVYCV